From Microplitis mediator isolate UGA2020A chromosome 11, iyMicMedi2.1, whole genome shotgun sequence, one genomic window encodes:
- the LOC130677077 gene encoding GATA zinc finger domain-containing protein 4-like — MIILSDIYIFFNIFTIVIGSNKSFNIIPRLFTSSFSCKNRNTGFYADVESNCQLYYTCDDHGNKFLYNCPQDTVFNQETLVCDHTYRVDCKKFVKSISQIVQTQKTQENGDEDSVKSNKSRNTDKFSKFIRFTPQPSLFLSSFQENNKKLSAFGGNSSTSFKDHLDSNNYHNSVNNARSLRFNQKNSVSSTSDTFFTLTRSSKIPRLLPSKKQDSENFFSDYENLKNTNFQKSNKVDINKFKEPLEATKPSIDGRSLYSATLTTIQNDKDNHNNNNNNINDNNSSKDRLVISTTPTITAKTDFPIPNLGGSLFYRSMDFNDDPYYPRYAASTEQYTFGTFDQTPLSFATQRIGTSTLKFRLLDALPDLSSVEDLVDRRKHHFIPKFLKI; from the coding sequence aacaTTATTCCACGACTATTTACATCGAGTTTTAGTTGTAAAAACCGAAACACCGGCTTTTACGCGGATGTTGAATCAAATTGTCAGCTATATTATACTTGTGACGACCatggaaataaattcttgTATAATTGCCCACAAGACACCGTCTTCAATCAAGAAACGCTTGTTTGTGATCATACGTATCGGGTTGATTGTAAGAAGTTTGTGAAGTCGATTTCACAAATCGTTCAAACCCAAAAAACTCAAGAAAATGGAGATGAAGATTCAGTCAAATCTAATAAGAGTCGAAATACCGATAAATTTTCCAAGTTCATACGATTTACACCACAGCCATCACTTTTCCTTTCATCttttcaagaaaataataaaaaattatcagcgtTTGGCGGAAATTCATCTACTTCTTTTAAAGATCACTTAGATTCCAATAACTATCACAATTCTGTTAATAATGCAAGGAGTTTACGATTCAACCAAAAAAATTCGGTGTCTTCAACATcagatacattttttacaCTCACTCGAAGTTCTAAAATACCACGGCTTTTACCATCCAAAAAGCAAGATTCtgagaactttttttccgattatgaaaatttaaaaaatactaattttcaaaaaagcaACAAAGTAGATATTAATAAGTTTAAGGAACCTCTTGAAGCAACTAAACCGTCAATTGATGGCCGCAGTCTTTACTCGGCAACTTTGACGACAATACAAAATGATAAAgacaatcataataataataataataatattaatgataataattcaaGCAAAGATCGCTTGGTTATTTCAACCACCCCAACAATCACAGCAAAAACGGATTTCCCTATTCCTAACTTAGGAGGATCACTTTTTTATAGATCAATGGATTTCAATGATGATCCATATTATCCACGTTATGCAGCAAGTACAGAACAATACACATTTGGAACATTTGATCAAACTCCTCTTTCATTTGCGACGCAGAGAATAGGAACATCTACTTTAAAATTCAGATTACTAGACGCACTGCCCGATTTGAGTTCTGTTGAAGATTTAGTTGATCGTCGTAAGCATCATTTCATTcctaaatttctaaaaatttaa